A genomic stretch from Sphingomonas faeni includes:
- the hemW gene encoding radical SAM family heme chaperone HemW — protein MPVFETPSPRSDSAGDLALYVHWPFCVSKCPYCDFNSHVREEVDQAAWRDALLVDLAHEARVLPGRKLQSIFFGGGTPSLMPPSTVAAVLNAAEKAWGFAEGIEITLEANPSSVEAARFADLASAGVNRVSLGLQSLDDTALKFLGRAHDVNEGQAALATAQSVFPRVSFDLIYALPGQRLDDWRAELARALSLGTEHLSLYQLTIEAGTRFATEALAGRIVIPDGDSAADLFEATRADTAAAGLPAYETSNHARPGSESRHNLAYWRYQDYAGIGPGAHGRRGGLATVRRKKPENWLAAIERNGHGMEVEDPLTPSTRATEALLMGLRLAEGVDLDRITALNAGIVPVDLAAVARLEALGLIAHTPGRLRVTEAGALLLDAILPEIVTA, from the coding sequence ATGCCCGTCTTCGAAACACCAAGCCCCCGCTCTGATTCCGCAGGCGACCTCGCGCTCTACGTGCATTGGCCGTTCTGCGTGTCGAAATGCCCGTATTGCGATTTCAACAGCCATGTTCGCGAGGAGGTGGACCAGGCGGCTTGGCGGGATGCGCTGCTGGTCGACCTTGCGCATGAGGCGCGGGTGTTGCCGGGGCGCAAGTTGCAGTCGATCTTCTTCGGCGGTGGCACACCTTCGCTGATGCCGCCGTCGACGGTAGCGGCGGTGCTGAATGCGGCGGAGAAGGCGTGGGGGTTCGCCGAGGGGATCGAGATCACGCTGGAGGCGAACCCGTCGTCGGTCGAGGCGGCAAGGTTCGCCGATCTGGCGAGCGCGGGCGTGAACCGGGTATCGCTCGGGCTACAATCGCTCGACGATACGGCGCTGAAGTTCCTTGGCCGCGCGCATGACGTGAACGAGGGACAGGCGGCGCTTGCCACCGCGCAGAGTGTGTTTCCCCGCGTGAGTTTCGACCTAATCTATGCGCTCCCCGGCCAGCGGCTCGACGACTGGCGTGCGGAACTCGCGCGCGCGCTGAGCCTGGGGACGGAACATCTCTCGCTGTATCAGCTGACCATCGAAGCCGGCACGCGGTTCGCGACCGAGGCCCTGGCCGGGCGGATTGTGATCCCGGACGGCGATTCCGCCGCCGATCTGTTCGAGGCAACGCGCGCGGATACCGCCGCGGCGGGGTTGCCGGCGTACGAGACGTCGAACCACGCACGCCCGGGGTCGGAAAGCCGTCACAACCTCGCTTACTGGCGGTATCAGGATTATGCCGGGATCGGCCCGGGTGCGCATGGGCGGCGCGGCGGGTTGGCGACGGTGCGGCGGAAGAAGCCGGAGAACTGGCTGGCGGCGATCGAACGGAATGGCCACGGGATGGAGGTCGAGGATCCGCTGACCCCCTCGACGCGGGCGACCGAGGCTTTGCTGATGGGGTTGCGGTTGGCGGAAGGGGTGGATCTGGACCGGATCACTGCGCTGAACGCGGGTATCGTGCCGGTCGATCTGGCGGCGGTGGCGCGGCTGGAGGCGCTGGGGCTGATTGCCCATACGCCGGGACGGCTGCGAGTTACCGAAGCCGGCGCGCTACTCCTCGACGCGATCCTGCCGGAAATCGTCACCGCCTAG